From Granulicella sp. WH15, the proteins below share one genomic window:
- a CDS encoding response regulator translates to MRALIVDDSRSLREYLRHLLERMGIVCEEADNGLEALRVLRSDQENGQEFDFMLLDVNMPVMNGMECIKALREAELQPRMKVMMVTTEADDAYIGQALDRGADEFLMKPFTSQSLREKLMLLGLAAA, encoded by the coding sequence ATGAGGGCTCTGATTGTGGATGATTCGAGGTCGTTGCGGGAGTATCTGCGCCATCTGCTGGAGAGGATGGGCATCGTCTGCGAAGAGGCAGACAACGGCCTGGAGGCGCTACGCGTGCTCAGGAGCGACCAGGAGAACGGCCAGGAGTTCGACTTCATGCTGCTTGATGTGAACATGCCGGTGATGAACGGGATGGAGTGCATCAAGGCGCTGCGAGAGGCCGAACTGCAACCCCGGATGAAGGTGATGATGGTGACGACGGAGGCGGACGACGCGTACATTGGACAGGCGCTCGACCGTGGTGCCGACGAGTTTCTGATGAAGCCTTTTACGTCGCAGTCGCTGCGCGAGAAACTGATGCTGCTTGGCCTCGCAGCCGCATAA
- a CDS encoding proline--tRNA ligase: MQRWSKLFIPTLREAPTDAEVASHKLLLRAGYIRQLGAGIYSYLFLGNRSINKIIAIIRQEMDRIGQEFLLPTLHPKEIWEETGRWTGMGDNMFRLKDRKGAELCLGMTHEEIMTSIARNELRSYKQLPQIWYQIQTKFRDEPRPKSGLLRVRQFIMKDAYSFDIDEAGLDLSYNLHDAAYRTIFSRCGLEFVAVEADSGAMGGSQSQEFMVYTEAGEDLIASSASGYAANLEKATSILAPVEDLAPTGDGLPELVPTPGKASIADVTEFFGIQASQDIKCVAFMGERAAAPAGEPLRPVVAFLRGDHQVNETKLNAIAGTAELRPMMPEELALHIGGPAGFLGPVGIAEVMSGGSLNGLKSGKELAKLKGVSRENAAEGLKSIVIMDLGLEGRHNLVAGANKLDYHLRNVTPGRDFTPTVTADIRNVLEGELDPIGRQPLRLGKAVEIGHIFKLGYKYSKSMGASVLNKDGKEVTPIMGSYGIGVERILTAAIETSAAAHNGEAYVLPAAIAPFQVVVTITNVKEPELVEAGEKIAAELEAAGVDVLLDDRDERAGVKFKDADLTGIPYRIAIGKKLVDGQVELLDRLKSQTTDVPVAEIVSAVKLALA; this comes from the coding sequence ATGCAACGTTGGTCCAAACTCTTTATCCCGACCCTGCGCGAGGCGCCCACGGACGCCGAAGTCGCCAGCCATAAACTTCTGCTGCGCGCAGGCTATATTCGTCAGCTCGGCGCCGGCATCTACTCGTATCTCTTCCTTGGCAATCGCTCCATTAATAAAATCATCGCCATCATCCGCCAGGAGATGGACCGCATCGGCCAGGAGTTCCTGCTCCCTACCCTGCACCCCAAAGAGATCTGGGAGGAGACGGGCCGCTGGACCGGGATGGGTGACAACATGTTCCGCCTCAAAGACCGCAAGGGCGCGGAGCTTTGTCTCGGCATGACCCACGAAGAGATCATGACCTCGATCGCCCGCAACGAGCTGCGCAGCTACAAGCAGCTCCCCCAGATCTGGTACCAGATCCAGACCAAGTTCCGCGACGAGCCCCGGCCAAAGTCCGGCCTGCTCCGGGTCCGCCAGTTCATCATGAAGGACGCGTACTCCTTCGACATCGATGAGGCGGGCCTCGATCTATCGTACAACCTCCACGACGCGGCCTACCGCACCATCTTCAGCCGCTGCGGGCTGGAGTTCGTCGCCGTCGAGGCCGATTCGGGAGCCATGGGCGGCTCGCAGTCGCAGGAGTTCATGGTCTACACCGAGGCGGGCGAAGACCTGATCGCCAGCTCGGCCTCGGGCTACGCCGCTAATCTCGAAAAGGCCACCAGCATTCTGGCCCCGGTCGAAGACCTGGCTCCTACCGGCGACGGCCTGCCCGAGCTGGTACCCACGCCCGGCAAGGCCTCCATCGCCGACGTCACCGAGTTCTTCGGCATCCAGGCCTCGCAGGACATCAAGTGCGTCGCCTTCATGGGCGAGCGCGCCGCCGCACCAGCGGGCGAGCCGCTGCGCCCCGTCGTGGCCTTTCTGCGCGGCGACCACCAGGTGAACGAGACCAAGCTCAACGCCATTGCGGGCACCGCCGAGTTGCGGCCCATGATGCCCGAAGAGCTTGCGCTGCACATCGGCGGCCCCGCCGGGTTCCTTGGCCCTGTGGGCATCGCCGAGGTGATGTCCGGCGGCTCGCTGAACGGGCTGAAGTCGGGCAAGGAGCTGGCCAAGCTGAAGGGCGTCTCGCGCGAGAACGCCGCCGAGGGCCTGAAGAGCATTGTCATCATGGACTTAGGACTTGAGGGCCGTCACAACCTCGTCGCCGGAGCCAACAAACTGGACTATCACCTGCGCAACGTGACGCCGGGCCGCGACTTCACCCCCACGGTCACGGCCGACATCCGCAACGTCCTCGAGGGCGAGCTTGACCCCATCGGCCGGCAGCCGCTGCGCCTGGGCAAGGCCGTTGAGATCGGCCACATCTTCAAGCTGGGCTACAAGTACTCGAAGTCCATGGGAGCCTCGGTCCTGAACAAGGACGGCAAGGAGGTCACCCCCATTATGGGCAGCTACGGCATCGGCGTGGAGCGCATCCTCACCGCCGCCATCGAGACCTCGGCCGCGGCCCACAACGGCGAGGCTTACGTGCTGCCCGCCGCCATCGCGCCCTTCCAGGTCGTCGTCACGATCACCAACGTCAAGGAGCCTGAGTTGGTGGAGGCTGGCGAAAAGATCGCCGCCGAGTTGGAGGCTGCTGGCGTAGACGTGCTGCTCGACGACCGCGACGAGCGCGCCGGGGTCAAGTTCAAGGACGCCGACCTGACGGGTATTCCCTACCGCATCGCCATCGGCAAGAAGCTGGTGGACGGGCAGGTAGAGCTGCTGGACCGGCTGAAGAGTCAAACTACTGATGTCCCGGTGGCCGAGATCGTTTCGGCTGTAAAGCTGGCGCTTGCGTAG
- a CDS encoding transglycosylase domain-containing protein yields MAVKLKLGPNRPKVGFFSSVLRGVLVLVLLVLLAGTAIFGFFYMKYQRIVDDRLAAGPLFKSVAQIYAAPREVRTGQRLTVASIAADLRSAGYNGNPNLGTFETRDNSILIKPGPQSFHSTDGATITTDGAQVTAITAENGVALQAYELEPRLITALSEDKNRTKRRLVSYKEIPPRMVQAVVAIEDRRFFEHGGVNYLRMAKCAEQDLVSHQKECGGSTLTMQLARGFFLTPEKNYVRKLREILITFQLESRFNKQQIFEMYANQINLGQRGSFAINGFGEAAQAFFGKDLGRLDTAECALLAGTIQSPNRLNPYRHPERAMERRNVVLDSMVETGAITEAEAEHAKAEPLHLAPPNVDASEAPYFIDLVHEQLVQRLGDDLNHQSLRIYTSLDPELQRAASDAVEVGMRNVDEQVRKQRRAKDASVTYPQVALVAINPHTGQILALVGGRNYGVSQLDHAVSERPTGSIFKPFVYATAYNTSLNGLTLGDGETFTALTRISDDPQDFGTNGQSYTPGNFEKGEYPGMVTAATAIEHSLNIATIALAQKVGYSNVAALARSAGITNARATPSVAIGTYSATPIDMAGAYTVFANNGVHLKPWMLASVRNPNGDIVADFAPEAKQVLDPRTAYLTQSLLEGVMARGTAATVRSHGFTAPAAGKTGTSHDAWFAGYSSNLLCIIWIGNDDYTDVKLQGALAAAPIWAEFMNRAIKLPQYSDMHSFTKPDGVSLVEINRASNLPADASCSGNGYTMAFLDGTQPAGTCSHMGDRTQTIVDQLTGAAPAPVPPDNYSTPQQPESNDPEAPKKKNFFKRLFGGGDKPQNETPPQQ; encoded by the coding sequence ATGGCAGTCAAACTCAAACTCGGTCCCAATCGCCCCAAGGTGGGCTTCTTCTCGAGCGTCCTGCGCGGCGTACTGGTGCTCGTCCTGCTGGTTCTGCTCGCCGGAACCGCCATCTTCGGCTTCTTCTACATGAAGTACCAGCGGATCGTCGACGACCGCCTGGCCGCCGGGCCGCTCTTCAAATCCGTCGCCCAGATCTACGCCGCGCCGCGCGAGGTCCGCACCGGCCAGCGCCTCACCGTGGCCTCCATCGCCGCCGACCTGCGCTCGGCAGGCTACAACGGCAATCCCAACCTCGGCACCTTCGAGACCCGCGACAACTCTATCCTCATCAAGCCCGGCCCGCAGTCCTTCCACTCCACCGACGGGGCCACCATCACCACCGACGGCGCGCAGGTCACCGCCATCACCGCCGAAAACGGCGTCGCTCTCCAGGCCTACGAGCTGGAGCCCCGGCTCATCACCGCCCTCTCCGAAGACAAGAACCGCACCAAGCGCCGCCTCGTCAGCTACAAGGAGATTCCGCCGCGCATGGTGCAGGCCGTGGTCGCCATCGAGGACCGCCGCTTTTTCGAGCACGGCGGTGTCAACTACCTCCGCATGGCCAAGTGCGCCGAGCAGGATCTGGTCTCGCACCAGAAGGAGTGCGGCGGCTCCACGCTCACCATGCAGCTCGCGCGCGGCTTCTTCCTGACGCCCGAGAAGAACTACGTCCGCAAGCTGCGCGAGATCCTCATCACCTTCCAGCTCGAGTCGCGCTTCAACAAGCAGCAGATCTTCGAGATGTACGCCAACCAGATCAACCTGGGCCAGCGCGGCAGCTTCGCCATCAATGGCTTCGGCGAGGCCGCACAGGCCTTCTTCGGCAAAGACCTTGGCCGTCTCGACACCGCCGAGTGCGCCCTCCTCGCCGGAACGATCCAGTCTCCCAACCGCCTGAACCCCTATCGCCACCCAGAGCGCGCCATGGAGCGCCGCAACGTCGTCCTCGACTCGATGGTTGAGACCGGTGCCATCACCGAGGCCGAGGCCGAGCACGCCAAGGCAGAGCCGCTCCACCTCGCCCCGCCCAACGTCGACGCCAGCGAGGCCCCGTACTTCATCGACCTCGTCCACGAGCAGCTTGTACAACGCCTCGGCGACGACCTGAACCACCAGTCCCTGCGCATCTACACCTCGCTCGACCCCGAGCTGCAACGCGCCGCCTCCGACGCCGTCGAGGTGGGAATGCGCAATGTGGATGAGCAGGTCCGCAAGCAGCGCCGGGCCAAGGATGCCAGCGTCACCTACCCGCAGGTCGCGCTCGTCGCCATCAATCCCCACACCGGCCAGATCCTCGCCCTCGTCGGCGGCCGCAACTACGGCGTCTCCCAGCTCGACCACGCCGTCTCCGAGCGGCCCACCGGCTCCATCTTCAAGCCCTTCGTCTACGCCACCGCCTACAACACCTCGCTCAACGGCCTCACACTCGGCGACGGCGAGACCTTCACCGCCCTCACCCGCATCAGTGACGACCCACAGGACTTCGGCACCAACGGCCAGTCCTACACTCCGGGCAACTTCGAAAAGGGCGAGTACCCCGGCATGGTCACAGCGGCCACAGCCATCGAGCACTCGCTAAACATCGCCACCATCGCCCTGGCGCAGAAGGTCGGCTACAGCAATGTCGCCGCGCTGGCCCGCTCGGCTGGCATCACCAACGCGCGGGCCACACCATCGGTCGCCATCGGCACCTACAGCGCCACGCCCATCGACATGGCCGGAGCCTACACGGTCTTCGCCAACAACGGCGTTCACCTGAAGCCGTGGATGCTGGCCAGCGTCCGCAACCCCAACGGCGATATCGTCGCCGACTTCGCCCCCGAGGCCAAGCAGGTGCTCGACCCGCGCACCGCCTACCTGACGCAGTCGCTGCTCGAGGGCGTCATGGCTCGCGGCACCGCCGCCACCGTGCGCAGCCACGGATTCACCGCGCCGGCCGCGGGCAAGACCGGCACCAGCCACGACGCGTGGTTCGCGGGCTACTCCTCGAACCTGCTATGCATCATCTGGATCGGCAACGACGACTACACCGACGTGAAGCTACAAGGCGCACTCGCCGCCGCTCCCATCTGGGCCGAGTTCATGAACCGCGCCATCAAGTTGCCGCAGTACTCGGACATGCACAGCTTCACCAAGCCTGACGGAGTATCTCTGGTGGAGATCAACAGGGCCAGCAACCTGCCCGCCGACGCCAGTTGCTCGGGCAACGGCTACACTATGGCCTTCCTCGACGGCACCCAGCCCGCGGGCACCTGCTCGCACATGGGCGACCGGACGCAGACGATCGTCGATCAGTTGACCGGAGCTGCTCCCGCGCCGGTGCCGCCGGATAACTACTCCACTCCGCAGCAGCCGGAGAGTAACGATCCCGAAGCGCCGAAGAAGAAGAACTTCTTCAAGCGGCTCTTTGGCGGCGGAGACAAGCCGCAGAACGAAACACCACCGCAGCAGTAG
- a CDS encoding DEAD/DEAH box helicase — protein MAATASAAKKHSAQDASERALALFHPITAAWFRAVFHAPTAPQIEGWPAIARGESTLILAPTGTGKTLTAFLWCLDKLMLRTPPEAAPRGCRVVYISPLKALAVDVERNLRFPLAGIADTARSEGVAFHPPEISVRTGDTSPRDRARFNRHPGDILITTPESLYLMLTSEAGEQLRTVETLIIDEIHALVPSKRGAHLALSIERLEALIQPTGRRLQRIGLSATQRPLEEVARFLGGADTAIPEIETNSVTNIVEAYPPALLQASNEPDEDFGVRFRPVTIVNAGARKLLDLRVEVPVEDMARLGDIQSDTSEQAPKRSSIWQSIEPRLLEIVQGRTSTLIFVNARRIAERLAGAINDLAGEPIARAHHGSLAATQRTEIEELLKAGRLKALVCTSSLELGIDMGAIDLVIQIEAPPSVASGMQRIGRAGHQVGMPSSGIIFPKYRADLIACAAVTRAMHEGHVESTRFLRNPLDILAQQIVAIVAHPPIEASLRTRAASNEDEGPGISYMGLFQLIRAAAPFAALTRPIFEGVLDMLAGLYPSDEFAELRPRITWDRTRNWLTPRQGVKRIAILNGGTIPDRGLYGVFLAGAHAKPIRVGELDEEMVFESRVGETFVLGASTWRIDEITPDRVLVVPAPGDPGKMPFWHGDRPGRPLEFGRRIGALVRMLREQPRGAALTTLVQDHDLDPQAAENVLRYLTDQELATTVVPDDRNIVIERVRDELGDWRVCCLTPFGSRVHAPWATAVTARIRANGGPEVEAMWTEDGFVLRFPETDEPPSTEQFLLAPEEASELVLRQLGSTALFAARFRESASRALLLPRRRADGRTPLWQQRKRAYDLLTVAARYPSFPILLETYRECLRDVFDMPALMEILRSIQSRSLRVHTVDSRTPSPFAAALLFGYVANYIYDGDAPLAERRAQALSIDQDQLRELMGDADLRELLDVNAIAETEETLQCLVDPYKARNMDGVHDLLLRLGDLNRAELLARCTSPEAALTVERLRKARRVLEVVVAGEKRLIAVEDAARFRDALGAALPTGLPMAFLAPAPDAVLDLIRRYARTHGPFTTAEAAGRFALPPDVVEAILNRLVQTGRIVEGGFRPGGNHREWCDNEALRAIRRKSLARLRREIEPVEQATLARLFTRWQGVVQPRRGLDALLDVIENLQGAPIPASLLESEILPARIADYKPADLDTLIAAGEVVWCGLDPIGERDGRIALYLAERLPELWPVTNSVPNTNPVTNSMADREARIVAYLRGNGASFFQLLHDGTGGGYPGETLEVLWALVWRGLLTNDSLHSLRAYCERPAEAKKPARRVHNQQVGFRSRRTTPPTAQGRWSLNPAAFAESRSATAWAHAIAQQLLTRYGVVFRETAHAENLPGGFSAIYDVMKALEESGRIRRGYFAADLGAIQFAMPAAVDLLRSLRASGDTGKIEMLQLAATDPANPYGALLRWPSVADASLTRSVGARVILADGMLVAYLRRGNPNVQVFLPEEEPQRGRLARALAEFLVGLGGMLIRSINGTAVAEHWLARILLDAGFHAAPMGFNVRRGLVLPDGPATRGAGVHTPF, from the coding sequence ATGGCGGCAACTGCCTCTGCCGCGAAGAAGCACTCCGCTCAAGACGCGTCCGAGCGCGCCCTTGCACTCTTCCATCCCATCACCGCCGCCTGGTTTCGCGCGGTCTTCCACGCGCCTACAGCCCCGCAGATCGAAGGTTGGCCCGCCATCGCGCGCGGCGAGTCCACCCTGATCCTGGCCCCCACCGGCACCGGCAAGACCCTCACGGCCTTCCTCTGGTGCCTCGATAAGCTCATGCTGCGTACGCCGCCCGAGGCCGCACCACGCGGTTGTCGTGTCGTCTACATATCTCCGCTCAAGGCGCTTGCAGTCGATGTGGAACGCAACCTGCGCTTTCCCTTGGCGGGCATAGCCGACACAGCCCGAAGCGAGGGCGTTGCGTTCCATCCACCCGAGATCAGTGTTCGCACCGGAGACACCTCGCCCCGGGATCGCGCCCGCTTCAACCGCCACCCGGGCGACATCCTCATCACCACGCCGGAGTCGCTCTACCTGATGCTCACCAGCGAAGCGGGAGAGCAACTGCGCACGGTCGAGACTCTTATCATCGACGAGATCCACGCCCTCGTTCCCTCGAAGCGCGGTGCACATCTGGCTCTCTCTATCGAACGTCTCGAAGCCCTCATCCAGCCGACGGGACGCCGCCTCCAGCGCATCGGACTCTCTGCTACGCAGCGTCCGCTCGAAGAGGTTGCCCGCTTCCTTGGAGGCGCAGATACAGCTATTCCAGAAATAGAAACTAATTCAGTTACAAATATTGTCGAAGCCTATCCTCCTGCTCTTTTGCAGGCGAGTAATGAGCCAGATGAAGACTTCGGCGTACGCTTCCGCCCGGTCACCATCGTCAATGCCGGAGCCCGCAAGCTGCTCGACCTTCGAGTCGAAGTCCCGGTTGAGGATATGGCGCGTCTCGGCGACATTCAGAGCGACACCTCCGAGCAAGCTCCCAAGCGAAGCAGTATCTGGCAGTCCATCGAGCCGCGCCTGCTCGAGATTGTTCAAGGCCGCACCTCCACGCTCATCTTCGTCAATGCGCGCCGCATCGCCGAGCGGCTCGCCGGTGCGATCAACGACCTTGCCGGAGAACCTATAGCCCGCGCTCACCACGGATCGCTGGCAGCCACGCAGCGCACGGAGATCGAAGAGCTTCTCAAGGCTGGTCGCCTCAAAGCGTTGGTCTGCACCTCATCGCTCGAGCTGGGCATCGACATGGGCGCCATCGACCTTGTGATCCAGATCGAAGCTCCGCCCTCGGTCGCCAGCGGGATGCAGCGCATCGGCCGCGCCGGGCACCAGGTGGGAATGCCGTCGAGCGGCATCATCTTCCCCAAGTATCGCGCCGATCTCATCGCCTGCGCCGCCGTCACGCGTGCCATGCACGAGGGCCACGTCGAATCCACGCGCTTCCTCCGCAACCCACTCGATATTCTCGCGCAGCAGATCGTCGCCATCGTCGCGCATCCGCCTATCGAGGCGAGCCTCCGCACGCGGGCTGCCAGCAACGAAGACGAAGGTCCGGGCATCAGCTATATGGGGCTTTTTCAGCTCATCCGCGCTGCTGCTCCCTTTGCCGCGCTTACCCGGCCAATCTTCGAAGGCGTGCTCGATATGCTTGCAGGACTTTATCCTTCCGATGAGTTTGCCGAGCTTCGTCCTCGCATCACATGGGACCGCACGCGCAACTGGCTCACGCCGCGGCAGGGTGTCAAACGTATCGCGATCCTCAACGGCGGCACCATTCCTGATCGCGGGCTCTATGGTGTCTTCCTCGCAGGTGCTCATGCGAAGCCTATCCGCGTGGGCGAACTGGATGAGGAGATGGTCTTCGAGTCGCGCGTCGGCGAGACCTTCGTGCTGGGCGCGTCCACGTGGCGCATCGACGAGATCACGCCCGACCGCGTCCTCGTTGTCCCTGCTCCCGGCGACCCGGGCAAGATGCCCTTCTGGCACGGTGACCGCCCGGGCCGTCCGCTTGAGTTTGGACGTCGCATCGGCGCGCTGGTGCGCATGCTGCGCGAACAGCCGCGCGGTGCGGCGCTCACCACGTTGGTTCAGGACCACGATCTCGACCCGCAGGCCGCCGAGAACGTGCTGCGTTACCTCACCGATCAGGAGCTTGCCACCACTGTCGTTCCCGATGACCGCAACATCGTCATCGAGCGCGTGCGCGACGAGCTGGGTGACTGGCGGGTGTGCTGCCTGACCCCCTTCGGCTCCAGAGTTCATGCTCCGTGGGCCACGGCCGTCACCGCGCGCATCCGCGCCAACGGCGGGCCGGAGGTGGAGGCCATGTGGACTGAGGACGGCTTCGTCCTGCGCTTCCCTGAGACCGATGAGCCGCCCTCCACCGAGCAATTCCTGCTCGCGCCTGAGGAGGCTTCGGAGCTTGTCCTGAGACAGCTCGGCTCCACGGCTCTCTTCGCCGCCCGCTTTCGCGAATCCGCCTCGCGCGCGCTGCTCCTTCCGCGCCGCAGAGCTGATGGGAGAACGCCGCTCTGGCAGCAGCGCAAACGCGCCTATGACCTTCTCACCGTAGCGGCGCGGTATCCGTCATTCCCCATCCTCCTTGAGACCTACCGCGAGTGCCTCCGCGACGTCTTCGACATGCCCGCGCTGATGGAGATTTTACGTTCCATCCAATCGCGCAGCCTGCGCGTCCACACGGTCGATTCGCGCACGCCATCGCCTTTTGCCGCTGCGCTCCTCTTTGGCTACGTCGCCAATTACATCTACGACGGCGATGCACCGCTGGCCGAGCGTCGCGCCCAGGCGCTTTCGATCGACCAGGACCAACTCCGCGAGTTGATGGGGGATGCCGACCTGCGCGAGCTGCTCGATGTCAATGCCATCGCTGAGACCGAAGAAACGCTGCAATGCCTTGTTGATCCCTACAAGGCGCGCAACATGGACGGTGTACATGATCTTCTGCTTCGCCTTGGAGACCTCAATCGAGCTGAGCTTCTTGCCCGCTGTACTTCGCCTGAAGCAGCTCTTACTGTCGAGCGTCTGCGCAAGGCTCGTCGTGTGTTGGAGGTGGTGGTGGCGGGAGAGAAACGCCTCATCGCCGTGGAAGATGCGGCCCGCTTCCGTGATGCACTCGGGGCTGCTCTGCCGACTGGCCTGCCCATGGCTTTTCTCGCTCCTGCGCCGGATGCAGTTCTCGACCTGATCCGCCGCTACGCCCGTACTCACGGTCCCTTCACTACTGCCGAGGCTGCTGGTCGTTTTGCTCTTCCACCTGATGTTGTCGAGGCTATCCTCAACCGACTTGTCCAAACTGGCCGCATTGTTGAAGGTGGTTTTCGCCCCGGCGGCAATCACCGCGAGTGGTGCGATAACGAGGCTTTACGCGCTATTCGGCGCAAGTCGTTGGCCCGCCTTCGTAGAGAGATCGAGCCGGTCGAGCAGGCCACGCTGGCCCGGCTCTTTACGCGCTGGCAGGGAGTGGTGCAGCCGCGACGTGGCCTTGATGCGCTGCTCGATGTCATCGAAAACTTGCAAGGCGCGCCTATTCCCGCGTCTTTGTTGGAGAGTGAGATCCTTCCCGCAAGAATTGCAGACTACAAGCCTGCCGATCTTGACACTCTGATCGCTGCGGGTGAGGTTGTCTGGTGCGGGCTCGATCCCATCGGCGAGCGTGACGGTCGCATCGCGCTTTATCTTGCCGAGCGCCTCCCCGAGCTTTGGCCTGTAACAAATTCAGTTCCAAATACAAATCCTGTTACAAATTCGATGGCGGATCGCGAAGCCCGCATCGTTGCTTACCTCCGCGGCAATGGAGCCAGCTTTTTTCAGTTGCTCCACGACGGGACGGGCGGCGGCTACCCGGGCGAGACGCTAGAGGTCCTGTGGGCGTTGGTCTGGCGCGGGCTGCTGACCAATGATTCGCTGCACTCCCTCCGCGCTTACTGCGAGCGGCCTGCGGAGGCGAAGAAGCCTGCACGCCGCGTCCACAACCAGCAGGTCGGATTCCGCTCGCGCCGCACCACTCCTCCTACAGCACAAGGCCGCTGGTCTCTGAACCCCGCTGCCTTTGCGGAGAGCCGCTCCGCGACCGCGTGGGCACATGCGATTGCTCAGCAACTCCTTACTCGCTATGGTGTGGTCTTCCGTGAGACGGCTCACGCGGAGAATCTTCCCGGTGGTTTCTCCGCGATCTACGACGTGATGAAGGCGCTTGAGGAGTCGGGCCGCATCCGCCGTGGATACTTCGCTGCCGACCTCGGGGCTATTCAGTTTGCGATGCCTGCTGCGGTCGATCTTCTGCGTTCTCTCCGTGCCTCGGGCGATACCGGCAAGATTGAAATGCTGCAACTGGCCGCGACCGATCCTGCTAATCCCTACGGTGCTCTTCTACGCTGGCCTTCGGTTGCAGACGCTTCGCTGACCCGTTCTGTGGGGGCTCGCGTCATCCTTGCCGATGGGATGCTGGTGGCTTATCTTCGTCGGGGCAATCCCAATGTGCAGGTCTTTCTGCCGGAGGAAGAGCCGCAGCGTGGGCGGCTTGCGCGGGCGCTTGCCGAGTTTCTTGTGGGGCTGGGAGGGATGTTGATTCGTTCGATCAACGGCACTGCCGTTGCCGAGCACTGGCTTGCGCGGATCTTATTGGATGCAGGGTTTCATGCCGCTCCCATGGGCTTCAATGTGCGTAGAGGCTTAGTCCTGCCGGACGGACCCGCTACGCGCGGAGCGGGCGTTCACACGCCTTTTTAA
- a CDS encoding protein-glutamate O-methyltransferase CheR, which translates to MSVEQGGAKQQAQAERGGVAAERSDAEYEALRARLLAQSEQPERGVLKDTLFEVRSISHVERGGEDRASSLRADEATHLWRSVAEAMMINETSFFRDMKPFDALRDAVLPQLIKQNRSRRRLRIWSAACSTGQEPYSLAILLCEHFPELEQWDVEIIGTDSSRPVLEYARQARYRRLEVNRGLRARLLVKYFDHEGEVWVLKPRLRAMCTFQYVDLCAPLPDLPVFDLVLLRNVLLHLPRMERAAVFPKIREHMSSRGYLLLGQAEQAEDSTDLFRPEIFYGSCFYRAATAV; encoded by the coding sequence ATGAGCGTCGAGCAGGGTGGAGCAAAGCAGCAGGCGCAAGCCGAGAGAGGTGGGGTCGCGGCGGAGCGCTCCGACGCTGAGTATGAGGCGTTGCGGGCGCGGCTACTCGCACAGAGCGAACAACCGGAGCGCGGCGTTCTCAAGGACACACTCTTTGAAGTCCGCTCGATTTCGCACGTCGAACGCGGTGGTGAAGACAGGGCCAGCTCTCTGCGGGCCGATGAGGCGACGCATCTGTGGCGCTCTGTCGCAGAGGCCATGATGATCAATGAGACTAGCTTCTTTCGTGATATGAAGCCGTTCGATGCGCTGCGCGACGCGGTGCTGCCGCAATTGATCAAGCAGAACCGCTCGCGGCGGCGTCTGCGCATCTGGAGTGCTGCCTGCTCCACCGGGCAGGAGCCTTATAGTCTGGCAATCCTGCTGTGCGAGCACTTTCCCGAACTGGAGCAGTGGGATGTCGAGATCATCGGCACGGACAGCTCGAGGCCGGTGCTGGAGTATGCGCGTCAGGCTCGCTATCGCCGCCTGGAGGTCAACCGCGGGCTGCGGGCGAGGCTGCTGGTGAAGTACTTCGATCACGAGGGAGAGGTGTGGGTGCTGAAGCCGAGGTTGCGTGCAATGTGCACGTTTCAGTATGTCGACCTCTGCGCGCCGCTGCCGGACCTGCCGGTCTTCGACCTGGTGCTGCTGCGGAATGTGCTGCTGCATCTGCCTCGGATGGAGCGGGCCGCGGTCTTTCCAAAGATTCGTGAACATATGTCTTCGAGGGGGTATCTGCTGCTTGGACAGGCAGAGCAGGCGGAGGATTCTACGGATCTCTTTCGGCCTGAGATTTTTTATGGCTCTTGTTTCTATCGTGCGGCTACTGCTGTTTAG
- the cdd gene encoding cytidine deaminase: protein MAARIVTRNPEQDPSLSSKPQPDRSTELQHLAEAACHRSYAPYSRFHVGAAILLESGDVVTGCNVENASYRLTTCAEQNAIAAAVAKYGPAIRIRAVAVANLAKAPCQPCGACRQTIAEFADRDAVISFPGDDGLTVRRTLSELLPAAFELKEL from the coding sequence ATGGCCGCGCGCATCGTTACCCGCAATCCGGAGCAGGACCCGAGTCTCTCGAGCAAGCCTCAGCCCGACCGCTCGACCGAGCTGCAACACCTGGCCGAAGCCGCCTGCCACCGCTCCTACGCCCCCTACAGCCGCTTTCACGTGGGCGCTGCGATCCTGCTCGAGAGCGGCGACGTGGTGACGGGCTGCAACGTCGAAAACGCATCCTACCGCCTGACGACATGCGCGGAGCAGAACGCCATCGCTGCGGCTGTGGCCAAGTATGGACCGGCGATCCGCATTAGGGCCGTCGCAGTGGCCAATCTCGCCAAGGCCCCCTGTCAACCGTGCGGAGCCTGCCGCCAGACCATCGCGGAGTTCGCCGATCGGGACGCGGTCATCTCCTTTCCGGGCGACGATGGCCTGACGGTCCGGCGCACCTTGTCCGAGCTGCTTCCGGCGGCGTTTGAGCTGAAGGAACTATGA